One stretch of Tenacibaculum sp. MAR_2010_89 DNA includes these proteins:
- a CDS encoding UDP-2,3-diacylglucosamine diphosphatase, with amino-acid sequence MKKNKKRKLDIVVISDVHLGTFGCRATELNNYLKTINPKTIILNGDIIDIWQFNKRYFPKPHMKVIKQLMSFITSGTKVYYITGNHDEMLRKFKGFRLGSFEIVNKVILDIDGKKGWFFHGDVFDVTMQHSKWLAKLGGIGYDTLIMINTAVNWISEKLGYGKLSFSKKIKNSVKSAVKFINNFETIASDIAIEESYDYVVCGHIHQPEIKEIENNNGKTLYLNSGDWIENLTALEYHDKKWNLYEYEKDETAKSIHLNYKIKDLELIETENDNTKLFEELLIEFNLNKNVK; translated from the coding sequence ATGAAGAAAAATAAAAAACGTAAACTAGATATTGTAGTTATTTCTGATGTTCATTTAGGTACTTTTGGTTGTAGAGCTACTGAATTAAATAACTACCTTAAAACAATAAACCCTAAAACAATTATTTTAAATGGGGATATTATTGATATCTGGCAATTTAACAAACGTTATTTTCCTAAACCTCATATGAAGGTTATTAAACAATTAATGTCTTTTATTACCTCAGGTACTAAAGTGTATTACATAACAGGTAACCATGATGAAATGTTACGAAAATTTAAAGGTTTTCGTCTAGGTAGTTTCGAAATCGTAAATAAAGTAATATTAGATATAGATGGTAAAAAAGGGTGGTTTTTTCATGGAGATGTATTTGATGTAACAATGCAGCATTCTAAATGGCTTGCTAAATTAGGAGGAATTGGATACGATACACTAATAATGATAAACACTGCTGTGAACTGGATTAGTGAAAAACTTGGTTACGGAAAACTTTCTTTTTCCAAAAAAATTAAAAATAGTGTAAAAAGTGCTGTAAAGTTTATTAATAATTTTGAAACTATTGCCTCTGATATTGCTATTGAAGAAAGCTATGACTATGTAGTTTGTGGACATATTCATCAACCAGAAATAAAAGAGATTGAGAATAATAATGGTAAAACATTATACTTAAATTCTGGTGATTGGATAGAAAATTTAACTGCTTTAGAATACCATGATAAAAAATGGAATTTATATGAATATGAAAAAGATGAAACAGCCAAAAGTATTCATCTTAATTATAAAATAAAAGACCTTGAGTTAATTGAAACTGAAAATGATAATACAAAACTCTTTGAAGAGCTTTTAATTGAATTTAACCTTAATAAAAACGTAAAATAA
- a CDS encoding glycosyltransferase family protein, with protein MRILYAIQGTGNGHASRAIEIIPFLQRKATVDVLISGYQCELKFPFDIKYKLYGLSFIFGKKGGIDVWKTLQKIKLKKLYNEIQSIPVQNYDLIINDFEPITAWAAKLKNVPIISLSHQNAVLDDKAPKYGTYKFERLILKYYAPANVKFGFHFKAYSSATFSPIIRKDIRYRNSTNKGHYTVYLPAYSDKKIIKVLSEFKNVKWEVFSKHTDTHKYKNNIAIKPINGNDFIKSIASSAGVLCGAGFETPAEALYLRKKLLVIPMKNQYEQQCNALSLQEIGVTVLKKFNKNQYSKIAKWVKSAKIIEVSYPDITEDILDAITLPFYNQSILPTIV; from the coding sequence ATGAGAATATTATACGCAATACAAGGAACAGGAAACGGTCATGCAAGCAGAGCTATTGAAATTATTCCATTTTTACAACGAAAAGCAACTGTTGATGTTTTAATAAGTGGGTATCAATGTGAATTAAAATTCCCTTTTGATATAAAATATAAATTATATGGGTTAAGTTTCATTTTTGGAAAAAAAGGAGGAATAGATGTTTGGAAAACACTACAAAAAATAAAGCTTAAAAAGCTATATAATGAAATACAATCAATTCCTGTTCAAAATTATGATCTTATAATAAACGACTTTGAACCTATAACTGCATGGGCTGCAAAATTAAAAAATGTTCCTATTATTTCTTTAAGTCACCAAAACGCTGTTTTAGATGATAAAGCCCCAAAATACGGAACTTATAAGTTTGAGCGTTTAATTTTAAAATATTATGCTCCAGCTAACGTAAAATTCGGGTTTCATTTTAAAGCATATTCTTCTGCCACCTTCTCTCCTATCATTAGAAAAGATATTAGATATAGAAATAGTACAAATAAAGGACATTATACTGTATACTTACCCGCATATAGTGACAAGAAAATAATTAAAGTTTTATCTGAATTTAAAAATGTTAAATGGGAAGTATTCTCTAAACATACTGATACCCATAAATACAAAAACAATATAGCAATTAAACCTATTAATGGTAATGACTTTATAAAAAGTATAGCATCTTCTGCAGGAGTATTATGTGGAGCTGGTTTTGAAACACCAGCAGAAGCTTTATATTTAAGAAAAAAACTTTTGGTAATACCTATGAAAAATCAATATGAACAGCAATGCAACGCTCTAAGTTTACAAGAAATAGGTGTTACGGTACTTAAAAAATTTAATAAAAATCAATATTCAAAAATTGCAAAATGGGTAAAATCAGCAAAAATTATTGAAGTAAGTTACCCAGATATTACTGAGGATATTTTAGATGCAATAACCTTACCTTTTTACAATCAATCTATACTTCCTACCATTGTATAG
- the ung gene encoding uracil-DNA glycosylase, protein MEVKIADSWKNVLKEEFDKEYFKKLISFVKNEYNTFTCYPENSTIFKAFEACSFEDVKVVILGQDPYHGEGQANGLCFSVHENIKHPPSLINIFKEIESDINIPYPESGDLSRWAKQGVLLLNATLTVREGEAGSHQKQGWELFTDAVISAISEHREDVVFLLWGGYAKKKGAKIDVSKHCVLTSGHPSPLSANRGYWFGNKHFSKTNIFLENKNMLTIQW, encoded by the coding sequence ATGGAAGTAAAAATAGCTGATAGTTGGAAAAATGTTTTGAAAGAAGAGTTTGATAAAGAATATTTTAAGAAGTTAATTTCATTTGTAAAAAATGAATACAACACTTTTACCTGCTACCCTGAAAATTCAACTATTTTTAAAGCTTTTGAAGCATGTTCTTTTGAAGATGTTAAAGTGGTAATTTTAGGGCAAGATCCTTATCATGGAGAAGGCCAAGCGAATGGTTTGTGTTTTTCAGTTCATGAAAATATAAAGCATCCACCATCATTAATTAATATTTTTAAAGAAATTGAATCAGATATAAACATCCCATACCCAGAATCTGGTGATTTGTCAAGATGGGCAAAACAAGGAGTGCTTTTATTGAATGCAACATTAACCGTAAGAGAAGGAGAAGCGGGAAGTCATCAAAAACAAGGTTGGGAGCTTTTTACCGACGCGGTTATTTCTGCAATATCTGAACATAGAGAGGATGTGGTTTTTTTATTATGGGGAGGTTATGCAAAAAAGAAAGGAGCAAAAATAGATGTTTCCAAGCATTGTGTATTAACCTCAGGGCACCCATCACCTTTAAGTGCCAACAGAGGTTATTGGTTTGGAAATAAACATTTTTCCAAGACAAACATATTTTTAGAAAATAAAAATATGTTAACTATACAATGGTAG
- a CDS encoding DNA mismatch repair protein MutS has protein sequence MKTAITDKTLQDLEFNSVLEQVSEFCISDLGKENVLISKPFSHVKKLFFELNMVNEYVSSFENENRIPNHSFENITEHIKRLAIENSFLETEFFLKLATTTETVNELKKFLKKFTDYYPKLAQLSDTVEYTTFVSDAITKIITSYGEVADNASPALKQIRKDINNVRSKISESFSRALSKNIASGYLDDIKETIVDNQRVLAVLAMYRRKVKGSLLGASKSGSIVYIAPQATLAYSRELQNLIYEEKQEVVKILRALAEEIRPYTPLLEQYISFLTHIDVIGAKAKYAKEINAILPKIGKTKKVFFKNAYHPILWRKNKEKEIETIPQTIELNEKQQIIVISGPNAGGKSITLKTIGLLQLMLQSGLLIPVHERSETCIFSTILTDIGDNQSIENQLSTYSYRLKNMRYFLRKCNENTLFLIDEFGTGSDPELGGALAEIFLEEFYEKKAYGIITTHYANLKVLANELDNVTNANMQFDERTLEPLYKLFIGQAGSSFTFEVAQKNGIPYSLINRAKKRVETEKVRLDKTISKLQKERNRLQKTSDTLEKQKTKELEHLENLKEKDQKVRKKLEGFQELYDNNQRMLSLGRSVNELFNKYFQTNNKKELSTNFFKWVMAEKTKYTKKNPPKKKTKTEKNQEKIIEKEQKEIIKKVEQEVLQKVVKVREEKKKEAEKIAKERAAYVFKINDRVRLIDGNSVGSIDKIEKNTVFINYGIFTTKATISQLELVERAKK, from the coding sequence TTGAAAACCGCAATAACTGACAAAACACTACAAGATTTAGAATTCAATTCTGTTCTAGAACAAGTGAGTGAGTTTTGTATTTCTGATTTAGGAAAAGAAAACGTTTTAATATCAAAACCATTTTCTCATGTAAAAAAACTTTTTTTTGAGTTAAACATGGTAAATGAGTATGTAAGTTCATTTGAAAACGAGAACCGAATACCTAATCATAGTTTTGAAAATATTACCGAACATATTAAACGATTAGCTATTGAAAATAGTTTTTTAGAAACTGAGTTTTTTTTAAAATTAGCAACTACTACAGAAACTGTAAATGAATTAAAAAAGTTTTTAAAAAAATTCACCGACTACTATCCTAAATTAGCTCAGTTAAGTGATACTGTTGAATACACAACTTTTGTTTCTGATGCTATTACAAAAATAATTACTTCTTATGGCGAAGTAGCTGATAATGCCTCACCTGCATTAAAACAAATTCGAAAAGATATAAATAATGTTAGAAGTAAAATATCAGAAAGTTTCTCTCGAGCATTAAGTAAAAATATCGCAAGTGGTTATTTAGATGATATTAAAGAAACAATAGTAGATAACCAACGTGTTTTAGCTGTTTTAGCTATGTATAGGCGAAAAGTTAAAGGAAGTTTATTAGGAGCTTCAAAATCAGGTAGTATTGTATATATAGCTCCGCAAGCAACTTTAGCATATAGTAGAGAACTACAAAATTTAATATACGAAGAGAAACAAGAGGTTGTAAAAATTTTACGCGCTCTAGCTGAAGAAATTAGACCTTACACACCTCTATTAGAGCAATATATTTCATTTTTAACACACATAGATGTTATTGGTGCAAAAGCAAAATATGCTAAAGAAATTAATGCCATTTTACCTAAAATAGGAAAAACTAAAAAGGTATTTTTTAAGAATGCCTATCATCCTATTTTATGGAGAAAAAATAAAGAGAAAGAAATAGAGACTATTCCTCAAACAATTGAATTAAATGAGAAGCAACAAATAATTGTTATTTCTGGACCAAATGCAGGAGGAAAAAGTATTACTCTTAAAACCATTGGATTATTACAATTAATGCTTCAAAGTGGATTATTAATTCCTGTTCATGAGCGGAGTGAAACTTGTATTTTCAGTACAATATTAACCGACATAGGAGATAATCAATCTATAGAAAACCAACTAAGTACTTATAGCTATCGATTAAAAAACATGCGCTATTTCTTACGAAAATGTAATGAAAACACATTGTTTTTGATTGACGAATTTGGCACTGGATCTGACCCAGAGTTAGGTGGTGCTTTAGCTGAAATATTTTTAGAGGAATTTTATGAGAAAAAAGCATATGGTATTATAACAACACATTATGCAAACCTAAAAGTATTAGCTAATGAATTAGATAATGTAACCAATGCTAACATGCAATTTGATGAACGTACTTTAGAGCCTCTTTATAAATTATTTATAGGTCAAGCTGGAAGTTCTTTTACCTTTGAAGTAGCTCAAAAAAATGGTATTCCTTATAGTTTAATAAATAGAGCTAAAAAACGTGTTGAAACTGAAAAAGTTCGTTTAGACAAAACAATTTCTAAACTTCAAAAAGAAAGAAATAGGCTTCAAAAGACGTCAGATACCCTTGAAAAACAAAAAACTAAAGAGTTAGAACATCTTGAAAATTTAAAAGAAAAAGACCAAAAAGTTCGTAAAAAATTAGAAGGTTTTCAAGAGCTATATGATAATAATCAACGTATGTTATCTTTAGGTCGTTCTGTTAATGAGCTTTTTAATAAATATTTTCAAACAAATAATAAAAAAGAGCTTTCTACAAATTTTTTTAAGTGGGTAATGGCTGAAAAAACTAAATACACTAAAAAAAATCCACCTAAGAAAAAAACAAAGACTGAAAAAAACCAAGAGAAAATTATTGAAAAAGAACAGAAAGAGATTATAAAAAAAGTAGAGCAAGAAGTTTTACAAAAAGTAGTTAAAGTTAGAGAAGAAAAGAAAAAAGAAGCAGAGAAAATTGCCAAAGAAAGAGCTGCTTACGTTTTTAAAATTAATGATAGAGTTCGATTAATTGATGGAAATTCTGTTGGTAGTATTGATAAAATTGAAAAAAATACTGTTTTTATTAATTATGGAATATTTACCACTAAGGCCACTATTAGCCAATTAGAATTAGTTGAACGCGCAAAAAAATAA
- a CDS encoding VIT domain-containing protein, translated as MSKQLLYVFLLLTSVILQAQEIPKIKIGKKHISVKKLHVRTIITGDIATTTFDMHFYNPNNRVLEGEFVFPLGENQSVTSFSLEINDKLRKAVIVEKEKARVAFETTVRTKIDPALLEQTKGNNYKARIYPIPAKGYKRVVVEFQQKLIVNSGSYYYKLPFNFKNKLEEFSLSIKVLNQKNKPILKKGFNKEFVFDSDKNTFFLKINRNKQRVSKPVLIEIPLNHNKEKILTYKNYLYFTKSLNIEKVSRKLKKKITILWDKSLSQKNKNVKRELALLNLYFKEVKNCKVDLLLFNTEIRVKERFSVVNGNWNKLKTKLENTVYDGASSFNFLSKHKSTSAINMVFTDGLNTLSTLKFNFNKNSYIINSSESANHILLKDKAEKSGGAYLNLSQTSIKQAFNKFLEKKIQILGTNLAGEEIEFYPKKGSVVDNQFFISGKGNFINKKIQIYLGNGFDTVKTISFKIKKRKNRNKLVSKIWAQNKMNDLVLESEKNKEEILKLSKKYDIISPFTSMLILDRVEDYVTHNIKPPSELQEKYEELLAQKVNNKKQLLNNLKGDLFREYNTLFRWYDKDFKPIKIIKTVAIKKNKNPIITPRTVQIISDTILQRGEFFARGVVRDESGLLPGVTVLVKGTTTGTETDFDGKYSIKVRTGDELVFSFVGMKTIQKVIGVSNRVNILMENDNVLDEVVVTAYGARREVKALGASVSVIRAESVVDQGLDGVTPGVNINKSGRINTRGVNSLNIENKEPLYIVDGIQVIKKPSINADKIHSLYSLTSDQGISIYGQKGKNGILVYITKKGHEDDSDDILDFEELVKEKIELKGWNPKTPYLKLLDECKNIEEAYTKYLELRENYGKSPSFYIDVADFFKKSKNLKLAIQVLTNVAEIDLDNYELLKALAYKFEEYKLYEYAAFIYKEILKLRPEDIQSYRDLALVYEYVGEYQKSVDLLYKIVNGELLSKDENRRFSGIETITLNELNRMINLYNDKLVTSHLDKRVLKKINTDIRVLIDWNHNDTDIDLWVIDPNGEKCYYKHKKTKIGGLMSNDMTDGFGPEQFILKKGLKGKYKIKIKYYSTGQEKISGPTFLKITMYKFYGSKNEVKKQRLVRLTNVKEILDLGEVIFN; from the coding sequence ATGAGTAAACAATTATTATACGTATTTTTATTACTAACTTCAGTAATACTTCAAGCACAGGAAATTCCAAAAATTAAAATAGGAAAAAAGCATATTTCTGTAAAAAAACTACATGTAAGAACTATCATTACAGGAGATATTGCAACAACTACTTTTGATATGCATTTTTACAATCCTAATAATAGAGTTTTAGAGGGAGAGTTTGTATTTCCTTTAGGCGAAAATCAATCAGTTACTAGTTTTTCCCTTGAAATAAATGACAAACTAAGAAAGGCAGTAATTGTTGAAAAAGAAAAAGCAAGAGTAGCATTTGAAACTACAGTCAGAACTAAAATAGATCCTGCACTATTAGAACAAACTAAAGGAAACAATTATAAAGCAAGAATTTACCCAATACCGGCTAAAGGATATAAAAGAGTAGTTGTTGAATTTCAGCAAAAACTTATAGTTAACTCTGGTTCTTATTATTATAAATTACCATTTAATTTTAAAAATAAATTAGAGGAGTTTTCATTATCAATAAAAGTTTTAAATCAAAAAAATAAACCAATTTTAAAAAAGGGGTTTAATAAAGAATTTGTTTTTGATTCAGATAAAAACACGTTCTTTTTAAAAATAAATAGAAATAAACAAAGGGTATCAAAACCTGTATTAATAGAGATACCATTAAATCATAACAAAGAAAAAATACTTACTTATAAAAACTATTTATATTTTACTAAAAGTTTGAATATTGAAAAAGTAAGTAGGAAGTTAAAAAAGAAGATTACCATTTTATGGGATAAATCATTGTCTCAAAAAAATAAAAATGTAAAAAGAGAATTAGCATTGCTAAACTTGTATTTTAAAGAAGTAAAAAATTGTAAGGTAGATTTATTATTATTTAATACAGAAATCAGGGTTAAAGAAAGGTTTTCGGTAGTTAATGGAAATTGGAATAAGTTAAAAACGAAACTTGAAAATACAGTTTATGATGGAGCATCATCATTTAATTTTTTATCAAAGCATAAAAGTACTAGTGCTATAAACATGGTATTCACTGATGGTTTAAATACATTAAGTACTTTAAAATTCAATTTTAATAAAAATTCATATATCATAAACAGTAGTGAATCAGCTAATCATATTTTATTGAAAGATAAGGCAGAAAAAAGTGGAGGAGCTTATTTAAATTTATCTCAAACATCTATAAAACAAGCATTCAATAAGTTTTTAGAAAAAAAAATACAAATATTAGGAACTAACTTAGCAGGTGAAGAGATTGAATTTTATCCTAAAAAAGGAAGTGTTGTTGATAATCAATTTTTTATATCAGGCAAAGGAAACTTCATTAATAAAAAAATACAAATTTATTTAGGTAATGGATTTGATACTGTAAAAACAATATCATTTAAAATCAAAAAAAGGAAAAATAGAAATAAATTAGTGTCAAAAATATGGGCTCAAAATAAGATGAATGATTTAGTATTAGAGTCAGAAAAAAATAAAGAAGAAATTCTTAAACTAAGTAAGAAGTATGATATAATAAGTCCATTTACTTCTATGCTTATTTTAGATAGAGTAGAAGATTATGTGACTCATAATATAAAACCACCTAGTGAACTACAAGAAAAATATGAAGAATTATTAGCACAAAAAGTGAACAATAAAAAACAGCTATTAAATAATTTAAAAGGTGATTTATTTAGAGAGTATAATACACTTTTTAGATGGTATGATAAAGATTTTAAACCAATTAAAATAATTAAAACAGTAGCAATAAAAAAAAATAAGAATCCTATCATTACTCCTCGTACTGTTCAAATAATTAGTGATACGATTTTACAAAGAGGAGAGTTCTTTGCAAGAGGTGTTGTAAGAGATGAATCTGGGCTTTTACCGGGTGTTACTGTATTAGTTAAAGGAACAACTACGGGAACCGAAACTGATTTTGATGGGAAGTATTCCATAAAGGTTAGAACAGGAGATGAACTTGTTTTTAGCTTTGTAGGTATGAAAACTATTCAAAAAGTAATAGGAGTATCTAATAGAGTAAATATATTAATGGAGAATGATAATGTTTTAGATGAAGTTGTGGTAACTGCTTATGGAGCTAGACGAGAGGTAAAAGCATTAGGGGCTTCAGTAAGTGTTATTAGAGCAGAAAGTGTTGTTGATCAAGGTTTAGATGGAGTTACGCCAGGAGTTAATATAAATAAAAGTGGTAGAATAAATACTAGAGGTGTCAATTCTTTAAATATAGAAAATAAAGAGCCTTTGTATATAGTTGATGGTATACAAGTTATTAAAAAGCCTAGTATAAATGCAGATAAGATTCACTCTTTATATAGTTTAACATCAGATCAAGGGATAAGTATTTATGGACAGAAAGGAAAAAATGGAATTCTAGTATATATTACAAAGAAGGGACATGAAGACGATTCAGATGATATTCTTGATTTTGAAGAATTAGTAAAAGAAAAAATTGAGTTAAAAGGATGGAATCCTAAAACGCCTTATTTAAAATTGTTAGATGAGTGCAAAAATATAGAAGAAGCATATACTAAATATTTAGAGTTAAGAGAAAATTATGGAAAATCTCCTTCTTTTTATATAGATGTTGCGGATTTTTTTAAAAAGAGTAAGAATTTGAAATTAGCTATTCAAGTTTTAACAAACGTAGCAGAAATTGATTTAGATAATTATGAGTTATTAAAAGCTTTAGCTTATAAATTTGAAGAATATAAGTTATATGAGTATGCAGCTTTTATTTATAAAGAAATTTTAAAGTTAAGACCAGAAGATATTCAATCGTATAGAGATTTAGCATTAGTATATGAATATGTTGGAGAGTATCAAAAATCTGTTGATTTATTATATAAAATAGTTAATGGAGAATTGTTAAGTAAGGATGAAAATAGACGCTTTTCAGGAATTGAAACGATAACTTTAAATGAGTTAAATAGAATGATTAACTTGTATAATGATAAATTAGTAACATCTCATTTAGATAAAAGAGTTTTAAAAAAAATAAATACAGACATAAGAGTATTAATTGATTGGAATCATAATGATACAGATATTGATTTATGGGTTATTGATCCAAATGGAGAAAAGTGCTATTATAAACATAAAAAAACGAAAATAGGAGGGTTAATGTCAAATGATATGACTGATGGTTTTGGACCAGAACAATTCATATTAAAAAAAGGGCTAAAGGGGAAATATAAAATTAAAATTAAGTATTATTCAACTGGTCAAGAAAAAATATCTGGACCTACTTTTCTTAAAATAACAATGTATAAGTTTTATGGAAGTAAAAATGAAGTAAAAAAACAACGTTTAGTAAGGCTTACAAATGTTAAAGAAATTTTAGATTTAGGAGAAGTAATTTTTAACTAA
- the recG gene encoding ATP-dependent DNA helicase RecG, with protein MNLNHPTTYIKGVSVARAELLYSELGIKTCRDLLHLFPFRYVDKTQFYTINQLQQNSSEVQIVGKITGIKNVKQKRGSRLVATFTDATGSMELVWFKGAKWIKDNLKVNVPYVIYGKLNWYNRTASMPHPEMETVQVYKSKLQMAMQPVYPSTEKLTNKGISNKVIGNMIQYLFKQVFGSIEETLPTYLLNEHQLIAKREALLNIHFPKNQELLTKAQFRLKFEELFFIQLQLLQKKLIRKSKIKGFVFEKVGENFTSFYNNNLPFDLTNAQKKVLKEIRKDLGSGAHMNRLLQGDVGSGKTIVALLTMLLAIDNGFQATIMAPTEILAIQHYNGIVELLENTTIKVDLLTGSSKVKKRREIHAGLEDGSLHILIGTHAILEDKVQFKNLGIAIIDEQHRFGVAQRSKLWNKGRKEENEEIVPPHILVMTATPIPRTLAMSVYGDLDISVIDELPPGRKEIKTIHRYDSNRLGVFKFLKDEITKGRQVYVVYPLIQESEAMDYKDLMDGYESISREFPSPKYQISIVHGQMKPADKDYEMNRFVNGETQIMVATTVIEVGVNVPNASVMVIESAERFGLSQLHQLRGRVGRGADQSYCILLSSYKLSSDGKTRLKTMVDTTDGFKIAEVDLKLRGPGNIMGTQQSGVLNLKIADVIKDSPILYKARQTAINLLQEDPALSQPKNSGLLKIYTQLQKKTGIWSNIS; from the coding sequence ATGAATTTAAATCATCCTACTACATATATAAAAGGAGTTAGTGTTGCAAGAGCAGAATTATTATATTCTGAATTAGGGATAAAAACGTGTAGAGATTTACTGCATTTATTTCCATTTCGTTATGTAGATAAAACTCAGTTTTATACAATTAATCAACTACAACAAAATTCTTCTGAAGTACAAATTGTAGGTAAAATAACAGGTATTAAAAATGTAAAACAAAAAAGAGGAAGTAGGTTAGTAGCTACATTTACTGATGCTACAGGTTCTATGGAGTTAGTTTGGTTTAAAGGAGCGAAATGGATTAAAGATAATTTAAAAGTAAATGTACCTTATGTTATTTATGGTAAGCTAAATTGGTATAATAGAACTGCTAGCATGCCACACCCGGAAATGGAAACAGTTCAAGTGTATAAAAGCAAATTACAAATGGCTATGCAGCCAGTGTATCCTTCAACTGAAAAATTAACTAATAAAGGGATAAGTAATAAGGTAATTGGAAATATGATCCAATACCTATTTAAGCAAGTATTTGGATCAATTGAAGAAACATTACCTACTTATTTATTAAATGAGCACCAACTAATAGCAAAACGAGAAGCTTTATTAAATATCCACTTTCCTAAAAATCAAGAGCTATTAACTAAAGCTCAATTTAGATTAAAGTTTGAAGAACTATTTTTTATTCAATTACAATTATTACAAAAAAAATTGATTAGAAAATCAAAAATAAAAGGATTTGTTTTTGAAAAAGTTGGAGAGAATTTTACGAGTTTCTATAATAATAATTTACCTTTTGATTTAACAAATGCACAAAAAAAAGTATTAAAAGAAATACGAAAAGATTTAGGTTCAGGTGCACACATGAATAGGTTACTTCAAGGTGATGTAGGGTCAGGAAAAACTATTGTAGCTTTATTAACAATGTTGTTAGCTATTGATAATGGTTTTCAAGCTACTATAATGGCCCCTACTGAAATTTTAGCTATACAGCATTATAATGGTATTGTTGAGCTTTTAGAGAATACAACAATAAAAGTTGATTTATTAACAGGTTCTTCAAAAGTTAAAAAAAGAAGAGAGATTCATGCAGGATTGGAAGATGGAAGTTTACATATTTTAATAGGAACCCATGCTATATTAGAAGATAAAGTACAGTTTAAAAATTTAGGAATAGCTATTATAGATGAGCAACATCGTTTCGGAGTTGCTCAGCGTTCTAAGCTATGGAATAAAGGAAGAAAAGAAGAAAATGAAGAAATAGTACCTCCTCACATTTTAGTAATGACAGCAACTCCAATACCTCGAACCTTGGCAATGTCTGTATATGGTGATTTAGATATTTCAGTTATTGATGAGTTACCTCCTGGGCGTAAAGAAATAAAAACAATACATAGGTATGATAGCAATCGTTTAGGAGTTTTTAAGTTTTTAAAAGATGAGATTACTAAAGGAAGGCAGGTATATGTAGTTTATCCGTTAATTCAAGAATCTGAAGCTATGGATTATAAAGATTTAATGGATGGATATGAGAGTATTTCACGAGAGTTCCCTTCACCTAAATATCAAATTAGTATTGTTCACGGACAAATGAAGCCTGCTGATAAAGATTATGAAATGAATCGTTTTGTAAATGGTGAAACACAAATTATGGTAGCTACTACTGTAATTGAAGTAGGTGTTAACGTACCTAATGCATCTGTTATGGTAATTGAGAGCGCTGAACGATTTGGATTAAGTCAGTTACATCAATTAAGAGGAAGAGTAGGTAGGGGAGCTGATCAAAGCTATTGTATATTATTGTCTAGTTATAAGTTATCTTCTGACGGGAAAACACGTTTAAAAACAATGGTAGATACTACTGATGGGTTTAAAATAGCAGAAGTAGATTTAAAACTTCGAGGTCCTGGAAATATAATGGGAACTCAACAAAGTGGTGTGTTAAACCTTAAAATAGCAGACGTGATAAAAGATTCTCCTATACTATATAAAGCTCGTCAAACAGCTATTAATTTATTACAAGAAGACCCAGCTTTGTCTCAACCTAAGAATTCTGGTTTATTAAAAATTTACACACAATTACAAAAGAAAACAGGTATTTGGAGTAATATTAGTTAG